Proteins from one Natrinema salinisoli genomic window:
- a CDS encoding gluconate 2-dehydrogenase subunit 3 family protein, whose protein sequence is MELTRRDAIAALAALGTGGTLSGCVAPPGSAPGNDGDPAVDIDTERIQETMVAAAEVVYPSAVSGTTSFVETFLEGRLEDPSHAVALDETVAELNDLGESWYGGPFPTLAPDDRDRFLREVGADTAAENPDGSTRERIRYYVVNDLLLALYTSPTGGELVGLENPQGHPGGLESYQRGPDA, encoded by the coding sequence ATGGAGCTGACCAGGCGAGACGCGATCGCCGCGCTGGCCGCACTCGGTACCGGTGGGACCCTGTCGGGCTGCGTGGCCCCACCTGGGTCGGCCCCCGGGAACGACGGTGATCCGGCGGTCGATATCGACACCGAACGGATCCAGGAAACGATGGTGGCGGCTGCCGAGGTCGTCTATCCAAGCGCAGTCTCCGGGACAACGTCGTTCGTCGAAACGTTCCTCGAGGGACGACTCGAGGACCCCTCGCACGCGGTGGCCCTCGACGAGACGGTCGCGGAACTGAACGACCTCGGTGAGAGCTGGTACGGCGGCCCATTCCCGACGCTTGCTCCGGACGATCGTGATCGGTTCCTGCGGGAAGTCGGCGCGGACACCGCCGCGGAAAACCCCGACGGGAGTACTCGCGAACGGATCCGATACTACGTGGTTAACGACCTCCTACTGGCACTGTACACGTCGCCGACGGGCGGGGAGCTGGTCGGCCTCGAGAACCCGCAGGGCCATCCCGGCGGCCTCGAGAGCTACCAGCGGGGGCCGGACGCGTGA
- a CDS encoding GMC family oxidoreductase: MSGTRPPAESAGPVTDADADRTPVENADVCVIGAGPAGGIVADRLAEAGREVVIMEAGPRFDPADRLARQERAIRPSYDRQDVWDGDPERDAYSASGDRHYPLNRTRSRGVGGSTLHWQGMVMRLHEADFNSRSVRGVGADWPIDYEDLRPYYARAERELGVAGAADNPFAPPREEPHPMPAFPPSYSDSLFAEACDELEIAMHSVPNARNSESYDDRSACVGYGTCRPVCPSGAKYDASVHVERAERKGATVIDRAPVQRLEHDADSISAAVYATPDDERHRQEADAFVVACGGVETPRLLLLSESSHYPDGLANSSGLVGRYFMEHSFAGTFGVLDEPTRQNHVGFLTSESHQFYDDADAEYAPFKLEFFNFAGPSPVGMALTGDDWGDDLLERIRGDYGTHIAMGALIEQLPQEDSYVGLDPERTDDRGNPVPDVHWTVGDRARRTMERANEIQRDVFEELGAEIEWQEGPENTIPTNHHMGTTRMGNDPAESVVGPDLRTHDLENCWIASSSVFPTGGAMNPTLTIAALALKAADHVLESA; this comes from the coding sequence GTGAGCGGGACTCGTCCGCCCGCCGAATCCGCGGGGCCTGTCACCGATGCGGACGCCGATCGCACGCCGGTCGAGAACGCCGACGTCTGCGTGATCGGCGCGGGTCCGGCGGGGGGAATCGTCGCGGATCGACTTGCCGAGGCGGGTCGCGAGGTCGTGATCATGGAGGCCGGACCGCGGTTCGATCCGGCCGACAGGCTCGCCAGACAGGAACGGGCGATCAGGCCGTCGTACGATCGCCAGGACGTCTGGGACGGCGACCCCGAACGCGACGCGTACTCCGCGTCGGGCGACCGACACTACCCACTGAACCGCACCCGTTCCAGGGGCGTCGGCGGCTCGACGCTTCACTGGCAGGGGATGGTCATGCGCCTTCACGAGGCCGATTTCAACTCTCGGAGCGTCCGCGGGGTCGGCGCGGACTGGCCGATCGACTACGAGGACCTCCGACCGTACTACGCCCGGGCCGAGCGGGAACTGGGGGTCGCCGGGGCCGCCGACAACCCCTTCGCGCCGCCCCGCGAGGAGCCACATCCGATGCCGGCGTTCCCGCCCTCCTATAGCGATTCGCTGTTCGCCGAAGCCTGTGACGAACTCGAGATCGCGATGCACTCCGTGCCGAACGCGCGCAACTCCGAGAGCTACGACGACCGAAGCGCCTGCGTCGGCTACGGCACCTGTCGACCGGTCTGTCCCTCCGGTGCGAAATACGACGCGAGCGTCCACGTCGAACGCGCCGAGCGCAAGGGCGCGACAGTGATCGATCGCGCGCCGGTCCAGCGCCTCGAACACGACGCCGACTCGATTTCGGCGGCCGTCTACGCCACGCCCGACGACGAGCGCCACCGGCAGGAGGCCGACGCCTTCGTCGTGGCCTGCGGCGGCGTCGAGACGCCCCGCCTGCTGCTCCTCTCGGAGTCGAGTCACTACCCCGACGGACTGGCCAACTCGAGCGGCCTCGTCGGTCGGTACTTCATGGAACACTCGTTTGCGGGCACGTTCGGCGTCCTCGACGAGCCGACCCGGCAGAACCACGTCGGCTTCCTGACCAGCGAGTCCCACCAGTTCTACGACGACGCCGACGCAGAGTACGCGCCATTCAAACTCGAGTTCTTCAACTTCGCCGGCCCCTCGCCGGTCGGCATGGCGCTGACCGGCGACGACTGGGGCGACGACCTGCTCGAGCGGATCCGCGGCGACTACGGCACCCACATCGCCATGGGAGCGCTGATCGAACAGCTCCCCCAGGAGGACAGCTACGTCGGGCTCGATCCCGAGCGGACCGACGACCGCGGCAACCCCGTCCCCGACGTCCACTGGACCGTCGGCGATCGAGCACGCCGGACGATGGAGCGGGCGAACGAGATCCAGCGAGACGTCTTCGAGGAGCTGGGTGCCGAGATCGAGTGGCAGGAGGGTCCCGAAAACACCATTCCGACCAATCACCATATGGGAACGACCCGCATGGGGAACGACCCCGCCGAGAGCGTCGTCGGCCCCGACCTGCGAACGCACGACCTCGAGAACTGCTGGATCGCCTCGAGCAGCGTCTTCCCGACCGGCGGGGCGATGAACCCGACGCTGACGATCGCGGCGCTCGCGCTGAAGGCCGCGGATCACGTGCTCGAGTCGGCGTAG
- a CDS encoding dolichyl-phosphate hexose transferase produces MSSGEQTETTDERDGEEYTFDDLSVVMGTYNEEEAIGKVLSDIEDVTDGKAEVVCVDGSSDRTPEIAREHGATVIEQEPQGYGVAVRAAILEPDRPIVVTTDCDDTYPMEQLPEFLALINDGHDVVSGDRLYHGADAMPGFNRFGNQVFAAVASVLMGTRVHDTTTGMRAYRRDVVESIEWTENTGLSAELLIRPLMRGYDVREHPIEYRERAGQTKLDPLKGGMEIARSIVKVSLEERLRELPHRPSQ; encoded by the coding sequence ATGAGTAGCGGAGAGCAGACCGAGACGACGGACGAACGCGACGGGGAGGAGTACACCTTCGACGATCTCAGCGTCGTCATGGGAACCTACAACGAGGAGGAAGCGATCGGGAAAGTGCTCTCGGACATCGAGGACGTCACCGACGGGAAGGCGGAGGTCGTCTGCGTCGACGGCTCCTCGGACCGCACGCCCGAGATCGCTCGCGAGCACGGTGCCACAGTCATCGAACAGGAGCCACAGGGGTACGGCGTCGCCGTGCGCGCGGCGATCCTCGAGCCCGATCGCCCGATCGTCGTCACGACCGACTGCGACGACACCTACCCGATGGAGCAACTGCCCGAATTCCTCGCGCTGATCAACGACGGCCACGACGTCGTCAGCGGCGATCGGCTCTACCACGGTGCCGACGCGATGCCCGGATTCAACCGCTTCGGCAATCAGGTCTTCGCGGCGGTCGCGAGCGTCCTGATGGGCACCCGCGTCCACGACACGACGACCGGCATGCGGGCCTACCGCCGCGACGTGGTCGAATCGATCGAGTGGACCGAGAACACCGGGCTCTCGGCCGAACTCCTGATACGCCCGCTGATGCGCGGCTACGACGTGCGCGAGCATCCCATCGAGTACCGCGAGCGCGCCGGCCAGACAAAGCTCGATCCGCTGAAAGGCGGTATGGAAATCGCCAGATCGATCGTCAAAGTCTCGCTCGAGGAGCGCCTCCGAGAGCTGCCACATCGACCGTCGCAGTAG